A part of Kryptolebias marmoratus isolate JLee-2015 linkage group LG8, ASM164957v2, whole genome shotgun sequence genomic DNA contains:
- the LOC108249556 gene encoding kelch-like protein 12 isoform X2 produces MAPKDIMTNSHAKSILNAMNSLRKSNTLCDITLRVDNTDFPAHRIVLAACSDYFCAMFTSELAEKGKSFVDIQGLTAATMEILLDFVYTETVLVTVENVQELLPAACLLQLKGVKRACCDFLESQLDPSNCLGIRDFAETHNCLDLMQAAELFSQKHFSEVVQHEEFMLLSQTEVEKLIKCDEIQVDSEEPVFEAVLNWVKHNRKEREPYLPDMLEFVRMPLLTPRYITDVIDAEPLIRCSLPCRDLVDEAKKFHLRPELRSEMQGPRTQARLGAKEVLLVIGGFGSQQSPIDIVEKYDPKTQEWSFLPNIARKRRYVATVSLHDRVYVIGGYDGRSRLSSVECLDYTADEDGVWYTVATMNVRRGLAGATTLGDMIYVAGGFDGSRRHTSMERYDPNIDQWSMLGDMQTAREGAGLVVASGLIYCLGGYDGLNILNSVERYDPHTGHWTSVTPMATKRSGAGVALLNDHIYVVGGFDGVSHLDSVEVYNIRTDYWTTVASMTTPRCYVGATVLRGRLYAIAGYDGNSLLSSIECYDPVIDSWEVVTSMATQRCDAGVCVLREK; encoded by the exons ATGGCTCCGAAGGACATCATGACAAACTCCCACGCCAAATCCATTCTCAACGCCATGAACTCGTTGCGCAAGAGCAACACGCTCTGCGACATCACTCTGAGGGTGGACAACACCGATTTCCCGGCTCACCGGATTGTCTTGGCGGCCTGCAGCGACTATTTTTGTGCCATGTTCACCAGTGAG CTCGCAGAAAAGGGGAAATCTTTCGTCGACATTCAGGGGCTCACCGCAGCGACGATGGAGATCCTGTTGGACTTCGTCTACACAGAGACCGTGCTCGTCACAGTGGAAAATGTGCAGGAACTGCTCCCCGCCGCGTGTTTGCTGCAGCTCAAAG GGGTGAAGCGAGCGTGCTGCGATTTCCTGGAGAGTCAGCTTGACCCCTCCAACTGCCTCGGCATCCGCGACTTCGCCGAAACTCACAACTGCCTGGACCTGATGCAGGCCGCCGAGCTCTTTTCCCAGAAGCATTTCTCCGAGGTGGTTCAGCACGAAGAGTTCATGCTGCTGAGCCAGACGGAAGTGGAAAAGCTCATAAAATGTGACGAGATCCAG GTGGACTCCGAGGAGCCTGTGTTTGAGGCCGTGTTAAACTGGGTTAAACACAACCGTAAAGAGCGAGAGCCCTACCTGCCAGACATGCTCGAGTTCGTTCGAATGCCACTCCTCACCCCGCGCTACATTACAGATGTCATCGATGCCGAG CCTCTCATTCGGTGTAGCCTGCCTTGTCGGGACCTCGTCGACGAAGCCAAAAAATTCCACTTAAGACCGGAGCTGCGGAGTGAAATGCAGGGCCCTCGCACACAAGCCAGATTAG GTGCCAAAGAAGTCCTGCTGGTTATCGGTGGGTTTGGCAGCCAGCAGTCACCAATAGACATAGTTGAGAAATATGATCCCAAAACTCAAGAATGGAGCTTTCTGCCT AATATCGCACGTAAGAGGCGCTACGTGGCCACGGTGTCCCTGCACGACCGGGTTTACGTGATCGGAGGCTACGACGGCCGGTCGAGGCTCAGCTCTGTGGAGTGCCTGGACTACACGGCAGACGAAGACGGTGTTTGGTACACTGTCGCCACCATGAATGTAAGGCGCGGCCTCGCTGGAGCCACGACGCTCGGAG ACATGATCTATGTTGCGGGTGGATTCGACGGCAGCCGGCGTCACACCAGCATGGAGCGATATGATCCCAACATCGACCAGTGGAGCATGCTGGGAGATATGCAGACAGCCAGAGAGGGAGCCGGTCTGGTGGTCGCAAGTGGGCTGATATACTGTCTAG GTGGATACGACGGCCTAAATATCTTGAATTCAGTGGAGCGGTATGACCCCCACACGGGACACTGGACCAGTGTGACGCCCATGGCCACGAAGCGCTCAG GGGCTGGTGTGGCCTTACTGAATGACCACATTTACGTGGTGGGAGGCTTCGATGGCGTTTCGCACCTGGACTCGGTGGAGGTGTACAACATCAGAACGGACTACTGGACCACAGTAGCCAGTATGACGACTCCTCGGTGTTACGTCGGAGCAACTGTCCTTCGAGGACGCCTCTACGCCATCGCAGG ATACGACGGGAACTCTCTCCTGAGCAGCATCGAATGCTACGACCCGGTCATCGACTCCTGGGAGGTCGTCACGTCCATGGCGACCCAGAGGTGCGACGCGGGCGTCTGCGTCCTGCGAGAAAAGTGA
- the LOC108249556 gene encoding kelch-like protein 12 isoform X1, with protein sequence MCSYSYCLPVVEKVFRSFHGSCGSLRSLADSQGIMAPKDIMTNSHAKSILNAMNSLRKSNTLCDITLRVDNTDFPAHRIVLAACSDYFCAMFTSELAEKGKSFVDIQGLTAATMEILLDFVYTETVLVTVENVQELLPAACLLQLKGVKRACCDFLESQLDPSNCLGIRDFAETHNCLDLMQAAELFSQKHFSEVVQHEEFMLLSQTEVEKLIKCDEIQVDSEEPVFEAVLNWVKHNRKEREPYLPDMLEFVRMPLLTPRYITDVIDAEPLIRCSLPCRDLVDEAKKFHLRPELRSEMQGPRTQARLGAKEVLLVIGGFGSQQSPIDIVEKYDPKTQEWSFLPNIARKRRYVATVSLHDRVYVIGGYDGRSRLSSVECLDYTADEDGVWYTVATMNVRRGLAGATTLGDMIYVAGGFDGSRRHTSMERYDPNIDQWSMLGDMQTAREGAGLVVASGLIYCLGGYDGLNILNSVERYDPHTGHWTSVTPMATKRSGAGVALLNDHIYVVGGFDGVSHLDSVEVYNIRTDYWTTVASMTTPRCYVGATVLRGRLYAIAGYDGNSLLSSIECYDPVIDSWEVVTSMATQRCDAGVCVLREK encoded by the exons atgtgTAGCTATAGTTATTGCCTCCCAGTGGTGGAAAAAGTATTCAGATCTTTCCACG GTTCCTGCGGTAGTCTGAGGTCCCTCGCAGATTCTCAAGGCATCATGGCTCCGAAGGACATCATGACAAACTCCCACGCCAAATCCATTCTCAACGCCATGAACTCGTTGCGCAAGAGCAACACGCTCTGCGACATCACTCTGAGGGTGGACAACACCGATTTCCCGGCTCACCGGATTGTCTTGGCGGCCTGCAGCGACTATTTTTGTGCCATGTTCACCAGTGAG CTCGCAGAAAAGGGGAAATCTTTCGTCGACATTCAGGGGCTCACCGCAGCGACGATGGAGATCCTGTTGGACTTCGTCTACACAGAGACCGTGCTCGTCACAGTGGAAAATGTGCAGGAACTGCTCCCCGCCGCGTGTTTGCTGCAGCTCAAAG GGGTGAAGCGAGCGTGCTGCGATTTCCTGGAGAGTCAGCTTGACCCCTCCAACTGCCTCGGCATCCGCGACTTCGCCGAAACTCACAACTGCCTGGACCTGATGCAGGCCGCCGAGCTCTTTTCCCAGAAGCATTTCTCCGAGGTGGTTCAGCACGAAGAGTTCATGCTGCTGAGCCAGACGGAAGTGGAAAAGCTCATAAAATGTGACGAGATCCAG GTGGACTCCGAGGAGCCTGTGTTTGAGGCCGTGTTAAACTGGGTTAAACACAACCGTAAAGAGCGAGAGCCCTACCTGCCAGACATGCTCGAGTTCGTTCGAATGCCACTCCTCACCCCGCGCTACATTACAGATGTCATCGATGCCGAG CCTCTCATTCGGTGTAGCCTGCCTTGTCGGGACCTCGTCGACGAAGCCAAAAAATTCCACTTAAGACCGGAGCTGCGGAGTGAAATGCAGGGCCCTCGCACACAAGCCAGATTAG GTGCCAAAGAAGTCCTGCTGGTTATCGGTGGGTTTGGCAGCCAGCAGTCACCAATAGACATAGTTGAGAAATATGATCCCAAAACTCAAGAATGGAGCTTTCTGCCT AATATCGCACGTAAGAGGCGCTACGTGGCCACGGTGTCCCTGCACGACCGGGTTTACGTGATCGGAGGCTACGACGGCCGGTCGAGGCTCAGCTCTGTGGAGTGCCTGGACTACACGGCAGACGAAGACGGTGTTTGGTACACTGTCGCCACCATGAATGTAAGGCGCGGCCTCGCTGGAGCCACGACGCTCGGAG ACATGATCTATGTTGCGGGTGGATTCGACGGCAGCCGGCGTCACACCAGCATGGAGCGATATGATCCCAACATCGACCAGTGGAGCATGCTGGGAGATATGCAGACAGCCAGAGAGGGAGCCGGTCTGGTGGTCGCAAGTGGGCTGATATACTGTCTAG GTGGATACGACGGCCTAAATATCTTGAATTCAGTGGAGCGGTATGACCCCCACACGGGACACTGGACCAGTGTGACGCCCATGGCCACGAAGCGCTCAG GGGCTGGTGTGGCCTTACTGAATGACCACATTTACGTGGTGGGAGGCTTCGATGGCGTTTCGCACCTGGACTCGGTGGAGGTGTACAACATCAGAACGGACTACTGGACCACAGTAGCCAGTATGACGACTCCTCGGTGTTACGTCGGAGCAACTGTCCTTCGAGGACGCCTCTACGCCATCGCAGG ATACGACGGGAACTCTCTCCTGAGCAGCATCGAATGCTACGACCCGGTCATCGACTCCTGGGAGGTCGTCACGTCCATGGCGACCCAGAGGTGCGACGCGGGCGTCTGCGTCCTGCGAGAAAAGTGA